In Motacilla alba alba isolate MOTALB_02 chromosome 2, Motacilla_alba_V1.0_pri, whole genome shotgun sequence, the DNA window gttttcctaaggtgttgagataagcatatttcctttacatatattctaaacttatattttcaaagctccttactacaagcaatattctaaaattatacttcaaaaggttattattgcaaagctgtttaatgcttagctacgtgcagaaagttcctgtccagcagcaacatccttaaagctttaattcagatgctataaaagttaattgcaaacaaaggataagttcaaaggccttcttccatgctttactccctcagttattttttagaattcatcctttaattgtcccatgatcagtttccacacatatcacaatcacaagcacacacgctgcctgtatgtacctgacatgaaacacagctttgtatctcacacaCTCAAATACAGAATCCTAGATATAACGTCAAttggaaaagacagagaaactTTGGTAGTTAATAATTTTTGcatatgaagaattttttttttttttgttaggcAGACAGCATTAGCTATTCTAGAAACAGCTCATTCCTGTCAGGCCTCACAGAACCTGTCTGGCTTCTTTTTGAAGGTTCCCCCTCTCCCTCACATAGTACATGTCTGTACTTTAGAAATGCCTGAGTTGTACGAGTGTGGTACCAGCACTCAGAGCTGTTTTATATCCATGCAAATACTGTGACACAGGAAGGCCAAGCGCTGAGGCTTTTCCGTATTAGCAATAATGTATCTATGCAGGAAGGAATAGCAGTGCACCCAATAAAGCTATAAAATTAGCACAGGTTTTAAAGTGCATACTGACAATACATACTCATCCCACAAGATGGATATTCAGCCATTTATCAGTGTGACTGGGACTAGAGCATCTCTCCTACAtagacaggctgagagagtaggggctgttcagcctggaggagacctCACAGCAGTCTTCCAGTATGTGAAAGGGCCTACAGGGAAGGTGAAGAGGGATTCTTCATCCTGAACTTTAGTGATAAGAAAGGGTGAATGGCTTCAGATCGAAAAACAGTAGGTTTAGgtgttaggaagaaatccttAACTGCGAGGGTGGTGGtacactggagcaggtttcccgcgaagctggggctgccccgtTCCTGTCAGGGCTTAAGGCAGGAcggatggagctctgagcaacccgGTGTAGTGGAAGGCGCCCCTACCCgtggcaggggggctggaattaaatgatctttaaggtcacttccaacccaaactgttcaatgattctatgatctgaCAGAGGGGTGGTAGGAGTGTGTGAATCTGCCTGGGGATTCTGACCAAACTTTTCAACCTCAAGAGCCCGCATGCTGGCTGATGTGCCCGCCAACTCGCACTGGATTCAGCAAGGCAGGAAAACGCCTCGGCTCCCGAGAGAGATATTCGACGGGGAGCAGCGGTACAGGGGCGGCCCCAAGCCGGCGCGAcagagccccggccccgcctgccgccgcccgccggcTGTGACGGCGCCGGGCACCGGGAAGCGCTTCCGCCGGCAGATCCGGGGCACGGGCTGAGTGCGGCCGGAGCGGCGCGGCCGGAGCGGCTGCagcgcggagcggggccggggaaggctgcggggccggggcacCGCTTCGCCCCGGCAGCCGGTGGGTCAGCGGAGGGAGGAGCGGTCGGGCGGGTACCGGCGCCCAGGGCTGCGGTTCTGCCTGCTGAAGCTGGGCAAAAACCTCTGTCGTGTTCCCCTTGGGACGGATCGGGGCAGGGGCGAGTCCAGTGACCGCTCTGAGGGGAGGGAGGTGCGTGAGGGGCACCCCCGGTTCCACCGCCCGGCAAAGCTGCGGTGGGTCAGGGAGCGGTGTCCAAGGGGTGCTGCCCTGAGCCGGCCTCATCTGTTGGACAGAACCGCGTACGTGGGAAGAGAATGGGATAGCCACCCTGCAGAAGTTTGCTAGGATAGAGTCGAAAAAGTATTTGAGCGTTCCATCATCGCCTCTTTATGCAGCTTGCCGTGGTGTGACTGGTCAAGGCCAGGAGATGTCGACCCCCCCTCTGGCCGGGGCAGGGATGCCGCCGGGCGCTTTCTCCGGGACGCAGGCTcaggctgccagggaggtgAACACGGCTTCCCTCTGCCGCATCGGCCAGGAGACCGTGCAGGACATTGTCTTTCGAACCATGGAAATCTTCCAGTTACTGAGGAACATGCAGGTGAGAAACAACTATCTATACACTCAACTTGCCATGTTTTTGTCACCGAGTGCCAGTATATATAAACTCTGGAGGCACCTTAGGACGTTTAGAAAACTCGGTCAAACTGCTGTGAAAAGGAGGATTGGTTGAAGAAGTGAGTACTACTCTTAATATTTTTAGTCCTGTACATTAAGTGaaattcagaaatgctgaattgTCATTGCCCTCCCAATAAAAAACCTCTCAATATGCTTAgtaactgtgttttcttttatgtaCAATGAAGTCTGTTCATATGTCGGTTATGTTTCTCTGCTTATGTTAACATATGGGAAGTAAATTTAGAGGAATTTTCATTGATCtttttctgtcatattttccatctaaaactttttttttggttaggaAAAAACAACATAATCCTTATTTGTGTCTACTTACTGAGAAAACATACaaatttctgttgtgttttctctgtggagAGTATAAGATAAATAATCATTCCCACTCCTTCTGCATTTTCATGACTCTTGTGTCACTGAATTGAGTGGCCTGGTGCTGAGACACAAAATCTCAACCCCAGTCACAATGGTGTCATTTTTAAGCATTGTGAAGACACTCACTGAAAAGTCAAAGGGATTGACAGTGACCCAAAGTGTAGAATACATGAGGGTGTTTGACAGCAGTGATTGAGCACTGATAAATTACGTAAGTTTGctactaaagaaaataaaaattgcagtgATTGCTATAAGAAAAGTGTGATTGACTTATTTTAAGATATACAAAAACCTCTCTgatatctttatttatttcacgTGACAgaaactttaatatttttaatgttttggttCTCTAAGTTACCAAATGGTGTTACTTACCATACTGCAACATACCAAGACAGACTGGCAAAGCTGCAGGAACATCTCCGTCAGCTATCAATACTCTTCAGAAAACTGAGATTAGTCTATGACAAATGTAATGAAAACTGTGCTGGGCTCGATCCTGTTCCCATAGAAGTAAGTATCtttgtttatatataaattataaatcaGAATAACCAGTCTGGATAGCAAATCATCCATCTTCTTCAGTTGCAGGAGACTCATAACAAATTTTAATGTTACTGGAATCATTCAGTGGACTGAATTCTGTTTATTAATTAGAGCTTGTTGAAAGATTGTCAAACTTAGTGTCTAGTTGACACGGTGTTCTAAGTTGGACTtggtctcagaggtcttttccagcctaattgattctgtgattctatgaaagcaaacttaatttaaaattttaacctttttttcctctggcttcTTGGTACCTTCACCAATTTGTTTCCCCTGGTGAAGAAAAGAGGATCAGTGCAAATTTTTTAcaagaagtggaaaaaagtgggaaaaagcCTGCTTCAAGCTCTCACCTGTCAGCCTGGCTCCTGAGTAATAAGTATTATTGACTTTCTCTGGCCAATAGTCTGTGGCTCCATAGTTCCCTCACTCAGCTATTCCTAACATGCTGGGCAGTGTGAACCAAACCTAAATGTCCAGTGGTGGTAGAAAAGTTGCAACATAAAACTTCCAGGGAGGAGGATTGGCCAAAGTTTTTCTTAATAGCAGTGCTGTCATTCATAAAATCTTTAATATCATTTTCCTCATAAGTTGTTTCTAATTTCTAGGACTATAACCCTGGGTTTTGTTACAATTTGAGTTGTTCCTGCTCTATATTAACTAGAAGTTTGAAATTCTTTAATTCCTGACCCCTGGATTCTGAGGCAACTTTCTTAATGGACTTTTGATTGTCCATTGAATTTTAATCATACAGATATTATGTTTGAAGTGTGAGTCTCTTAACTgaataaaagaaatgaagaagtCCATTCTGTACAGCCCATTCTAGACTGCTGTTTCACTTAACAGTCGCTGACTTTTGACAAGggtttcagaaaaatatatatggaAACATGACAGCAAGCAGGGGAATAAGTTAATTTTCccatttaagaaaataaaacctgttttcACAGTGTTGGACTTGTGTCctctttaaaagcttttcatgtGTCTTATTTTCCCATAACAGTGGAATGATGCGGCTTTTTTCTAtaacttttcacatttttttcccattatcaGGATGGAAAAGAATCTCCATAGAGAAAATAAGTAGTCACTTCAGGCTTTTTTAATGCAAGGTTTCACTGATAACTTAGTCACAGCAGAGTTTTTTATTGatagttgtttggttttttttttaatcttagtcttttcttctctgaactTAGTAGATGCCTGTCTCCTCATGTTTTTATTGGTTAGATTGAATGACAGGGGCACAGTATTCCTCTTGAATCAGTTTGCTTAAATTCTTCTTCCAGTAGTTCAATAATAGTCTCAATTGTATTATTTAGTGGCCAATATTCTAACCTATTCTAGAATATTCAATTCTGCGTCTTTACAGAATATGAACAAAactagggtttttttgcacagtCAAGAGAAGTCCATACCTGCTAGTATGTGAGTACTGATGTGTAGTAGGTGTTATTAACTTTTTGTTAACCAACATAGCAAGGAGTGAGATAATTGTGAAGGAGATCTGCCTACAAAGATTgaatttcctggttttttttgtgtattagGTATAGTTCAGCTTTTCTTggtaggtttgttttttgtttttgtttttttttatctatCACCTTTTCTGAAAGGCAGGGAGGTTTTAAAGAAACAGTCTACTTTGAGTGCTACTTTACTTTTTCATCAGAGAGAGTTTTTCCAAGAGCATTTGGCAGCCCTACTACTTCTTCTTTATGGTCTGCCAATGTAGTAAGTGGTCAACATTTGCTACTTTTTCATGGCAGAGTTTAGTGTGGTAACTTTTGTCCATTTTGCTAAGCTTAATAAGAATGGCTGCAAAAATTTTTTTGTATGGAAGGAAATTACAGTTTTAGTGGGTTTaaagcaaagtaatttttcctttagagTGCTGGAGGCACTGAGCACTTTGTAATACTACACCCCAACCTAAGTAAGAAGTTCATATGCACTTGATGAGCAGCTTGCTCCCAGGCTTTTAAACGAATGTCTTCTTGCTCACTTTTATCAATATTAGTCTTCCATTTGTCTGTAGTGTGTTTGTGAACACGGATGCAATTTTGCCTAGTTCAGGACAGAAAAAACAATGTCAGACTATGGACTTTGTGAATGTATTATCCTTTAAGAAATTGTTAGTAGCTCGGGAGTGTTCTGACACAGAAAcgagtttttgttttgtatctAATATGTTTCTTTTTGATCTGTTTTTTGTTAGGAAGGAAACATATTTTAGTATTCATTTAGAAATTCTGCATCAAGGAATTTTGGCTTTGTTCAAGCTTACAAAAAAGACAGTGCACTTTGGTCTTCTCCAGCCTAAACCAAATTAGGATTCTGTGTGTCTGAGGAGACCACGGTGAAAAatacttacagaaaaataattttaggtaATTGTGGGCCTGGTCTTAGGAGTAGCCAAACAGAGGCTCAGTAAAACAGCAAATCATAACTAGAGTATTAGACGAGTAGTTGCGTAAAGTCAGTCATATTTATGTTCAGTCTGCCACTAAAATGACTATTCATAATGAGAACTTatgtttgtggttttatttcttagtGTGGAatagtaaattttaaaatcccaaTCTTCAGAATTTGAAACGACAAGGATTATCTATGACAAACatcttaaaatggaaaaattggCTTCTGTCTGCAGTTATGAAATTTCTTTGGTCTGGGCTTGGTAATGTGTGAGATTGTGTCTTTTGGAAGCACACTGTTTGCCTGGAGAACCAACTGAGGTCATTGCAAGGTTTGAGGTGGCAAGTAGGCTTGTCTCCACGTTCTCTTGGGCAGTTAGAACCTGTGGAGAAAATGGTAGTACCATATCCATATGTATTTcctggatttgattttttttttttttttaatttttcttctttttcttttttttttttctcttaagcCGATGTTTCTTGTCTTCACAGCAACTTATTCCATATGTTGAAGAAGATGGCTCCAAGCATGATGATCGTGGTGCTGCAAGTCAGCTTCGTTTTGCTAGtgaagagagaagggaaatcaTGGAAGTTAATAAGGTAACAAAGTTGAAATTAATTTGCATAAACTGAGAAATGTCGTTTTCACATTACAAAGCCTAAATTTCTATATTGCTGTACTAAGTATGCAATGTGTGATGACTGCCATCAAAACTGGACAtaaacagtttttatttataaatatttcagtattgaCCTTTTAGTTAAACAACTATTTTTTAGCTGTAGCTCTGGCAGTAGAGCTTCCTAACAACTGGGTTTCCTAACAGCTCTAACTTGTGTCTCTTCTAAAATGGACATATGTTCTTATGAATACAGTGTTTTATGTTTATGTATAACCCACTAGATATTGACAGTACAAACTGAACTAAGGTGCCTGTTGAAGTAATTTATCTTCAAAACTTACCTTAGGTGTAAAAGTAATTGATATTGAACAACAGATGTGTAAATATTATTACAGTTATGTGAATTAGTAAAGAATTTTCAGGGCTACCTTCTGGATTTTGACAGTTTGAGGAAAACTGTTCCTTTTCTAAAGAGAAGCATTTACTGAATCTTGGcacattcagaaaaaatgtaCTATGAATTATATAAGTTAAATGagttaaaatgttaaattttcagtttaaatggCATTGTGAAACTGGGTACAATTATTGAAGAGAGATTcaaatctaaaaataattatgctgTAGTAAAAGCTAATGTAATatggagattaaaaaaacataGTTTTACCAGACCAcaattttgaacattttttcttcaatcTGTAAAAGACAAAGATAGGattaaatacatatttctaTAGCTGCAATATCTGCAAATGCTCAGTAAAAAGGAGTTATAATCTACAAAAATAactgaacaaaagaaataaatggataaaatgtttatttatggACTGAATCATTGATGgatttttggcttttaaaatatttgcaatgttTTAATTTGTCTTCCATAACCATACATGTATTGAATTTTTCAGAACccatttttttagaaaaatgcatgtgtattgtacaggaaaaaatggggaCTATGTGAATTTAGAGAAATGCAGTTGTCAGCTCTCCTGTTGTAATCTTTCTCTTCACTGTTGATGTAGCAGGGTTgaatatattatattgtatGTAATGTTGTACTGTGAATTAATGCACATTTATTTGCAATCTTTTAGTATTAATAAGCTTAACTGTCCATATTTGCTGTGGTTTAATAGTTCTGTGACACGGTTTTGCCCTTGTTGTACTTGTATGCTAATATGGTTTTAAACCTCCTTGGTGTGATcttgtgaaaataatttcataaatgtTTATGAAGAGTTCTGAACCTTAAAAAGGTTGGTGTTACAGGACCATTGGTAGCAAATTGGTAATTAAGAATGCATTGAAATCTTCATGTAAATATAGGGTAAAATCCTGTGTTTATACTTAAATGCCTAGACCTAATTTCAAGATTTTCCACTGTAAATCTTCACAAGACAGTTGAACTTTCTGTAGTATTCTCGTGGACAAATACTTAGTaactgcagcaaaagaaagTTAAACTTCTTGTTTTTTGAAAGTtcatgattttttcttttgtctcccTCTAGTTGTATAAGCACATCTACTACCATGTTCAAAGTTCAAATTTTAATACTTTGCAGACTAGGTAATGCTTTTATGACTagaaatgtataatttttttgcatAGAAAAAGCACAAGAATCAGATCATTGGCCAAATTTCTAACACCAGCTGCTGGATTCAAGGAGGGCTTGCTCTGGTTCTTAGCTGGCACATCTGACAGCTCTTCAGTCCTCTCTAGGGTGTCATGTCCACTTCCAACTCAATTTGATGAATTAATTTTAGGAACATTTCAGTAATATAAAATGTTGATGAGAATACTGTGACAGGGAAACCAACATGGTGGTTCAAGAAGCTTTTTATATTCTTGACcaaatcttttcttccttcagctctTGTCCTGTTCTCACCTAATCCTTTTGGCTGTAAtaggcattattttttttcagtcttacaTGTTATTGGTACCAAAAAATCACTGTTGCAATAACCCAAGACTTTGACACTATTGTGATATTTTAATTAGTTCTTACGTCTGCCATGGATCTCTTAATTTTGCCCTTCTTGCCATGATATCCCTGCCAGTCTGATTTCTTTGGTGGTTCTGGATGTATGTCAAAGACACTAACTGCCCCACTGTGTGGAGCACTGCCAAAACTAGTAATAGCTCTTACAAACCCTTGTGGATCATATATTCCTCACGTCAAAATGTCCTCATTCCATGAACCACTGACTTGAAAAATAGCagcttt includes these proteins:
- the LOC119696976 gene encoding predicted GPI-anchored protein 58; this encodes MRPAQGSTPWTPLPDPPQLCRAVEPGVPLTHLPPLRAVTGLAPAPIRPKGNTTEVFAQLQQAEPQPWAPVPARPLLPPLTHRLPGRSGAPAPQPSPAPLRAAAAPAAPLRPHSARAPDLPAEALPGARRRHSRRAAAGGAGALSRRLGAAPVPLLPVEYLSREPRRFPALLNPVRVGGHISQHAGS
- the MED30 gene encoding mediator of RNA polymerase II transcription subunit 30, producing MSTPPLAGAGMPPGAFSGTQAQAAREVNTASLCRIGQETVQDIVFRTMEIFQLLRNMQLPNGVTYHTATYQDRLAKLQEHLRQLSILFRKLRLVYDKCNENCAGLDPVPIEQLIPYVEEDGSKHDDRGAASQLRFASEERREIMEVNKKLKLKNQQLKQIMDQLRNLIWDINAMLAMRN